The Desulfovibrio sp. G11 region TATGCCTATGCACCGACACCGCGCGACGACACCGACGTTATCGAGACGCTTATCCGGTTGGCCGACAGCTATCCCAGATACGGATTTGGCAAGCTGTTCAGCCTGCTGCGGCGACAGGGATACCGGTGGAACCACAAGCGGGTTCATCGCATCTACCGTCAACTGAAGCTGCATCTACGGCGTAAAGGGAAGAAGCGACTGCCAACACGTAACCCACAGCCCTTGGCCGTTCCACCACAGGCCAACTGCTGCTGGTCAGTGGACTTCATGCATGACTCGCTCTCCAGCGGACAGCGGTTCCGTACGTTCAACGTGGTGGATGATTACAGCCGGGAATGCCTCGCCATTGAGGTAGACACCAGCCTCCCCGCAGCCCGGATATTACGGGTTCTGGACAGGGTGGCGGCATGGCGAGGGTATCCGGAAAAGCTGAGAATGGACAACGGGCCGGAACTGATCTCGATCCAGATGGCTGAGTGGGCTGAGGCGCATGGAGTGGAGCTGGAGTTCATCCAACCGGGCAAGCCTACCCAAAACTCGTATGTGGAACGATTTAACAGGACGTATCGGACGGAGGTTCTTGACTTCTACCTGTTCAGCAGCCTCGCGGAAGTTAAGGAAATCACAGCGAACTGGCTGAAGCAGTACAACGAAGAACGGCCCCATGAGTCCTTGGGCAACATTCCTCCGGCTGAGTATTTGGAAATCAATTCACCCCAGAAAGTCTCTACCTTCGGGTGGCACTAACTTGGGGGGGTTTACAGAATCCTTACTGTAGTTCCATGGCCCCACACTTTAGGGCTTAAAAGCAGAAGCATGTTGCTTCAGATTTCTTTACAAAACTCAATAAATGGCATAACGTTAAGCAAGATTAGACTTGCGAAGCATATGATAGTTCCATCCGCTAGTACCAAGGAAGGACACGGGAAAGCGCAATCATGATCGACAAGGGCGATTTCTTCAGTCTCATAAGGATATATGATGTAAGGACAGCATAGCTCTGCGGCAAATCGGTGATATTCAGAGAAATATGCCAGCCCCTACATGTCTTTTCTTTCTACGCCATGGCTATTGAAAAAATATTTCTGTTTTTGGCGACGTAAACCATTGGTGCGTGATGAACGGTCCCTCTTTAATGTTCTCTCGCGAGCAACCCAACATTCTGTTGATCTTGTTGCGCGAATCTTATCAGTTATTTGACTGGTCTGTTCCTCCCATTGGTCCCGCCTACGTTTCCGCCTATCTCAAAAGCCGCGGTTGCCGGGTTCATACTCTAAATCTCAACGTTGAACTCGGGGATGAAAAACAAATCGTCAAAGAATGCATCCTACGGCACAGCATTCACATGGTGGGTATCGGCGGGCTTGTCTCCGGGTTTAACCAGATGAAAGAAATGATGGATTACGTCAAATCTATTGATCACTCAATCATCACTTTTATGGGCGGAGGGCTGGTCACCTACAGCCCCGACGAGGCCATGCGGGGCATCCACAGCGCTGACATCGGCATTATCGGCGAAGGAGAGTTCACTACCTATGAAATGATCCAAGCGCTGGAAACAGGACAAAACCTCGCAGACGTAGATGGCCTTGTCTATAGGGAAAACACTCCGCACGGAGAAACTCTTTGCTACACCAAGCCGCGTAACCCCATAAAAGACCTAGATGCCCTGCCCTTCCCCGACTGGGATGGCTTCAAATTTTTTCAGCAAGGCGGACAGCATGTCACCGGCAGTCAAAAAATCATTTCCGCGCCCTTGGTGACCAGCCGTAGCTGCCCATTTTCCTGCACATATTGCTCAAAGTCCGGCGGACAAACCTACAGGCAACGCTCTTTAGACAATATTTTTACCGAGCTGGAATTCCTAGTAAACAGAAAAAACGTCAACCGCATCTTTCTGGATGACGAACTTTTTGCTTACAATAGTCAGCGACTCTATGCTTTTTGCGAAAGGATCCAGAAGTTTGATATCCAATGGCTAGTTTATTTACGTGTCGGCCAGCACATGACGTCGAACGTTTTGCACCGCATGAAGGAAAGTGGCTGCATCCGTATCTTTTATGGCTTTGAAAGCGGCGACGACAGTGTGCTGCGGAGTATGAATAAAAAAATCACCGTCCAAGATATTCATGAAACAGTGCAGCGAACCTTTGATGCCGGGATACTCTGTACCGGACAGTTTATTTTTGGGGATGTAGCGGAAAACAAGACGACTATCGAAAATACCTTTGCCTTTGCCAACTCTATCAAGGATAAAGTCATCTTCATGGAATATGCGATGATCAGACTCTATCCCGGCTCAGCCCTGTACAACCTTGCGGTACAGTCAGGCCGCATCACGGATACGCTGGATTTCATCAAAAAAGGCTGCCCTCTTGTCAACATGTCACAACTCTCTGACGAGGAATACGATCTTTTTGTTACTGGTCGCCTGAATGAAGAAAAAAAAGCTCTGCTTCTGGACTGGGTACAAAGAGAGTCCTCCCTTGTCCTTCACGCAGACAATGACGTTTACTATAGTGCCTCTTTCTTTTGCAGACGCTGTTCACACAAAAACACCGTCAGCGTTTACCCTTCTAATCTGGCCAAGCATTGTAGATCACTGTGTCCTCGGTGCGGCGAGTCACATACTTTTGT contains the following coding sequences:
- a CDS encoding B12-binding domain-containing radical SAM protein, whose translation is MFSREQPNILLILLRESYQLFDWSVPPIGPAYVSAYLKSRGCRVHTLNLNVELGDEKQIVKECILRHSIHMVGIGGLVSGFNQMKEMMDYVKSIDHSIITFMGGGLVTYSPDEAMRGIHSADIGIIGEGEFTTYEMIQALETGQNLADVDGLVYRENTPHGETLCYTKPRNPIKDLDALPFPDWDGFKFFQQGGQHVTGSQKIISAPLVTSRSCPFSCTYCSKSGGQTYRQRSLDNIFTELEFLVNRKNVNRIFLDDELFAYNSQRLYAFCERIQKFDIQWLVYLRVGQHMTSNVLHRMKESGCIRIFYGFESGDDSVLRSMNKKITVQDIHETVQRTFDAGILCTGQFIFGDVAENKTTIENTFAFANSIKDKVIFMEYAMIRLYPGSALYNLAVQSGRITDTLDFIKKGCPLVNMSQLSDEEYDLFVTGRLNEEKKALLLDWVQRESSLVLHADNDVYYSASFFCRRCSHKNTVSVYPSNLAKHCRSLCPRCGESHTFVALKAYADLIDATLQRLLDGSTVTFWGAGVFLMLFSAVSRSLQKIPWLQVDENPALWGEVRNKNKVFSPEKIKTTVCDTVIVSAVDQFDSIANTVRTKFPTIKNIYNLREIGFTQASGKFFAPDGNLSAHSLQRMAHE
- a CDS encoding IS3 family transposase (programmed frameshift), with the protein product MQKSRFTESQIIRILKEAEGGRTVADVCREYGVSQATYYKWKSKYGGMEAADIKRLKELEEENRKLKRMFANLSLEHEVLKDIIGKKALRPTEKREIVDYARDEFGLSVRKACAIVLISRTLYAYAPTPRDDTDVIETLIRLADSYPRYGFGKLFSLLRRQGYRWNHKRVHRIYRQLKLHLRRKGKKRLPTRNPQPLAVPPQANCCWSVDFMHDSLSSGQRFRTFNVVDDYSRECLAIEVDTSLPAARILRVLDRVAAWRGYPEKLRMDNGPELISIQMAEWAEAHGVELEFIQPGKPTQNSYVERFNRTYRTEVLDFYLFSSLAEVKEITANWLKQYNEERPHESLGNIPPAEYLEINSPQKVSTFGWH